The nucleotide window ATTATCTTTGATCTCTTAAAAAATCTGACCCTATAAAATCAAACGTCAGAAAGATTCATTTCAAACAAAATTTTACACGTAATGCAGGAGAGTTCTACCCATGGTATTTCCCGGACGGTTATCTGGCTAATGGCCATTATTTCCGGACTTGTAGTTGCCAATAATTATTATAACCAGCCGCTACTGGCCCTCATTTCAGAAGAACTTCAGATTCCTGAGAGTTCAGCAAGTAAAATTTCTGTGCTTACCCAGATTGGTTATGCATTGGGATTATTACTGATTGTACCATTAGGTGATAAATTCTTTCGTAAAAAATTAATTTTAATTGATTTATTTCTTGTTTTCGGATCACTTGTATGGATGACTTTTGCCAATCAGCTATGGATGCTGTATGCAGCAAGTCTTCTGATCGGGGCAACTTCCGTTATTCCACAGCTTTTTGTGCCTATTGCAGCAGAACTTTCATCAGATAAGGAAAAATCGGGCAATATCGGACTGGTAATGTCAGGATTGCTGCTGGGAATTCTTTTATCCCGTTTTATCGGAGGTATTGTTGGTGAAGTGTGGGGCTGGAGAGCAATGTTTGGTATTGCAGCAGGACTGATGATACTGGTTTGGGTGGCTGTCTATAAAATGCTGCCTGAGCTATCTCCGAACTTTAAAGGAACTTATAAAGAACTGATGCGTT belongs to Chryseobacterium gleum and includes:
- a CDS encoding MFS transporter — its product is MQESSTHGISRTVIWLMAIISGLVVANNYYNQPLLALISEELQIPESSASKISVLTQIGYALGLLLIVPLGDKFFRKKLILIDLFLVFGSLVWMTFANQLWMLYAASLLIGATSVIPQLFVPIAAELSSDKEKSGNIGLVMSGLLLGILLSRFIGGIVGEVWGWRAMFGIAAGLMILVWVAVYKMLPELSPNFKGTYKELMRSVAHLAKTQPVLQLASFRGAMAFGSMCALFTTLVFHMEKPPFNAGSSVVGSFGLAGAVGALAAAKVGKLQKYLDINRIILYSLLIVIGSWGFTYFAGETYWGLIVGVILVDLGVQSSHIMNQTNYFLLKSNAVNRLNTVYMVSYFIGGSLGTWLASIAWQKAQWGGVCFVGTTFGVLGLIAHILFSKKVNKAAIGK